A DNA window from Mycolicibacter terrae contains the following coding sequences:
- a CDS encoding carboxymuconolactone decarboxylase family protein has protein sequence MDELRRTGLAKMNEVYAWEMPDMPGEFFALTADHLFGRIWTRPGLSMRDKRLITLAVVTALGQKDLAGIQVNAALHNGEMTEDELREMVIFITHYVGFPLGSVLNSVVEQVIAKRSKAAAAGQGEDKKANVDEVLAREAGKTRD, from the coding sequence ATGGACGAACTGCGCCGCACCGGCCTGGCCAAGATGAACGAGGTCTACGCCTGGGAGATGCCGGACATGCCGGGCGAGTTCTTCGCGCTCACCGCCGATCACCTGTTCGGCAGGATATGGACCCGACCCGGACTCTCCATGCGCGACAAGCGACTGATCACCCTGGCGGTAGTCACCGCGCTGGGCCAGAAGGACCTGGCCGGGATTCAGGTCAACGCCGCGCTGCACAACGGTGAGATGACCGAGGACGAGCTGCGCGAGATGGTCATCTTCATCACCCACTATGTCGGCTTCCCGCTGGGGTCGGTGCTGAACAGTGTCGTCGAACAGGTCATCGCCAAGCGGAGCAAAGCTGCCGCCGCGGGCCAGGGTGAAGACAAGAAGGCCAACGTCGATGAGGTATTGGCCCGGGAAGCGGGTAAAACGCGCGACTGA
- a CDS encoding SDR family oxidoreductase has protein sequence MGQFDGKVAIVTGSGGGIGQAYAQALAAEGAAVVVADINTEGAQSVAKQIVADGGKALAVHVDVSDPESAQAMADAAVAEFGGIDYLVNNAAIFGGMKLDGLLTVPWDYYEKFMRVNLDGALICTRAVYEHMAKRGGGAIVNQSSTAAWVYSNFYGLAKVGINGLTQQLSRELGWRNIRINAIAPGPIDTEANRTTTPQAIVKQMVQTLPLSRMGTPDDLVPMCLFLLSDSASWITGQIFNVDGGQIIRS, from the coding sequence ATGGGGCAATTCGACGGCAAGGTGGCCATCGTCACCGGTTCCGGCGGCGGGATCGGCCAGGCGTACGCCCAGGCGCTGGCCGCCGAGGGGGCCGCGGTGGTGGTCGCCGACATCAACACCGAGGGCGCGCAGAGCGTAGCCAAGCAGATCGTCGCCGACGGCGGCAAGGCTCTGGCGGTGCACGTCGACGTCTCCGACCCCGAGTCGGCGCAGGCCATGGCCGACGCCGCGGTGGCGGAGTTCGGCGGGATCGACTACCTGGTCAACAACGCCGCGATCTTCGGTGGCATGAAGCTCGACGGCCTACTGACCGTGCCGTGGGACTACTACGAGAAATTCATGCGGGTGAACCTGGACGGCGCGCTGATCTGCACCCGCGCAGTCTATGAGCACATGGCCAAGCGCGGTGGCGGCGCCATCGTCAACCAGTCCTCTACCGCCGCATGGGTTTACTCGAATTTCTACGGCCTGGCCAAGGTCGGCATCAACGGCCTGACCCAGCAGCTCTCCCGCGAACTGGGTTGGCGCAACATCCGGATCAACGCGATCGCACCCGGGCCGATCGACACCGAGGCCAACCGGACCACCACCCCGCAGGCCATCGTGAAGCAGATGGTGCAGACACTGCCGCTGTCCCGGATGGGCACGCCCGACGACCTGGTTCCGATGTGTCTGTTCCTGCTGTCGGACTCCGCATCGTGGATCACCGGACAGATCTTCAATGTCGACGGCGGACAGATCATCCGGTCATGA
- a CDS encoding NAD(P)-dependent oxidoreductase, translating into MSTTDMKPRLGYIGLGNMGAPMAQRLVDWPGGVTVFDVRAEAMGPLTDAGAKQADSVAGVAASADIISVTVLDDAQVREVVAELAANAKPGTVIAIHSTIADTTAAELAEALKPQGIHVIDAPVSGGAGAAQKGQLATMVGAERAVYEQIKPAFKCWASLVIHAGEPGAGTRMKLARNMLTFTAYAAAGEAMKLAEAAGLDLQALGRVVRHTDALTGGPGAIMLLDSTAPLPAEHFLREAFTHTRGLGEKDLRLALALGQATGVDLPLAQVALTELAAGLGVPHTDD; encoded by the coding sequence ATGAGCACGACTGATATGAAGCCCCGCCTCGGCTACATCGGGCTCGGGAACATGGGTGCGCCGATGGCCCAGCGCCTGGTCGATTGGCCCGGTGGCGTAACGGTATTCGATGTGCGGGCCGAAGCGATGGGCCCGCTGACCGATGCCGGGGCCAAGCAGGCCGACAGCGTCGCCGGTGTCGCCGCCTCAGCCGACATCATCAGCGTCACAGTGCTCGACGACGCCCAGGTCCGCGAGGTCGTCGCCGAACTGGCGGCCAACGCCAAACCGGGCACCGTCATCGCGATCCACTCGACGATCGCCGACACCACGGCCGCCGAATTGGCCGAGGCCCTCAAGCCGCAGGGCATCCACGTCATCGACGCACCGGTCAGCGGTGGCGCCGGTGCCGCCCAGAAGGGCCAGCTGGCCACCATGGTCGGCGCCGAACGCGCGGTCTACGAACAGATCAAGCCGGCGTTCAAGTGCTGGGCGTCACTGGTCATCCACGCCGGAGAGCCGGGCGCCGGCACCCGAATGAAGCTGGCCCGCAACATGTTGACGTTCACCGCCTACGCAGCGGCCGGAGAGGCCATGAAGTTGGCCGAGGCGGCCGGGCTGGATCTGCAGGCGCTGGGCCGCGTCGTGCGTCACACCGACGCGCTCACCGGAGGGCCCGGGGCCATCATGCTGCTCGACTCGACGGCGCCCCTGCCCGCCGAGCATTTCCTGCGCGAGGCGTTCACCCACACCCGCGGTCTCGGGGAGAAGGACCTGCGCCTCGCACTGGCATTGGGGCAGGCCACCGGAGTCGACCTCCCGCTGGCCCAGGTGGCGCTGACCGAGCTCGCCGCCGGCCTGGGCGTGCCGCACACCGACGACTAG
- a CDS encoding PGRS repeat-containing protein yields the protein MGSGDSKGNARGRRHDRAVGAAASVGAFLAFGMAPLAASPAAQADEFDWGMDLINPLFGVPVDDGATSGLGLFAFSAGGAWGSAADTDFAQMWQDSIYMPLHDSMQDWINSPFGQQVDDFVNQMFEPLTQGACGVICNGADGTELDPDGQTGGLWFGDGGDGWASDQLGIAGGNGGQAGGIGNGGDGGAGGLGADGGNGGHGGEMWGNGGDGGAGGNGTATLAAGNGGIGGSSGQAQDFFGMGAWGNGGNGGVGGAGWNGTNGGVGTAPGGSGGNGVAGGVAGNGGRGGDGSSIVGIGGNGGAGGAGGSGGNGGAGVAGEDATTPGGIGGDGGSGGLGAAGGAGGNAGAGGKGASLFGADGKEGVGGNGGAGGRGGDASDGGLGGVGDATHRDGGAGGNGGDVGAGGAGGAGGTGSTAGTDGSTGAVGTGGNGGNGGAGYDASADVYAAAGTDGGNGGAGGSGGSYGNGGSGGAGGDGLAGGVGGAGVSGATAGAGGEVGGVGQAGGSGGSGGAGGAGGSVAGNAGSGGAGGVGADGGAGGVGGDGAAGAVGVNDGAGGNAGSGGVGGAGGNGGSGGAAGVAVNGAAGSQGAGGDAGSGGRGGVSGNGGAGADGTVAHLDGGDGGDAAGSGAGGAAGHGGSGLTTGADGVAGVQATQGGVGGNGGAGHDAVTAGQSGGNGGAGGSGGSYGNGGSGGAGGDGLAGGVGGAGVSGATAGAGGGVGGVGQAGGSGGSGGAGGAGGSVAGNAGSGGAGGVGADGGAGGVGGDGAAGAVGVNDGAGGNAGSGGVGGAGGNGGSGGAAGVAVNGAAGSQGAGGDAGSGGRGGVSGNGGAGADGTVAHLDGGDGGDAAGSGAGGAAGHGGSGLTTGADGVAGVQATQGGVGATVVPVMTRSLPGRAVAMVVPVVVVAATATVAVVVPVVMASPAAWVVLVSVVRRPVLVVGSVESARPVVPVVLVVLVVPVARSRVMPAVVVLVVSVPTVAPVVSVAMAPRVRSGSMTVPVAMPVPVASVVPAVMVVPVARPVLR from the coding sequence ATGGGTAGTGGCGACAGCAAAGGCAACGCGCGGGGGCGTCGGCATGACCGAGCGGTCGGGGCCGCAGCTTCGGTCGGGGCGTTCTTGGCGTTCGGGATGGCGCCGTTGGCCGCCTCCCCGGCCGCGCAGGCCGACGAATTCGACTGGGGCATGGACCTGATCAATCCCCTCTTCGGGGTCCCGGTCGATGACGGTGCGACCTCGGGGCTCGGCCTGTTCGCCTTCTCTGCCGGGGGTGCCTGGGGCTCTGCAGCCGATACCGACTTCGCCCAGATGTGGCAGGACAGCATCTACATGCCGCTGCATGACTCCATGCAGGACTGGATCAACAGCCCGTTCGGCCAACAGGTCGACGACTTCGTCAACCAGATGTTCGAGCCGCTGACGCAGGGCGCCTGCGGTGTGATCTGCAACGGTGCCGATGGCACCGAGCTCGACCCGGATGGCCAGACCGGTGGGTTGTGGTTCGGTGACGGCGGCGACGGCTGGGCGTCGGACCAGCTGGGTATCGCCGGCGGTAACGGCGGGCAAGCCGGCGGGATCGGCAATGGGGGTGACGGCGGCGCCGGCGGGTTGGGCGCCGACGGTGGTAACGGCGGCCACGGCGGAGAGATGTGGGGCAACGGCGGTGACGGCGGCGCCGGCGGCAACGGCACCGCCACGTTGGCGGCCGGCAACGGCGGTATCGGCGGTTCGTCGGGTCAGGCCCAGGACTTCTTCGGTATGGGTGCGTGGGGTAACGGCGGCAACGGCGGGGTCGGTGGTGCGGGTTGGAACGGCACCAATGGCGGTGTCGGCACCGCACCCGGTGGCAGCGGCGGCAATGGTGTGGCCGGCGGTGTCGCTGGCAACGGCGGTCGCGGCGGAGATGGTTCCTCGATCGTCGGGATCGGCGGTAACGGCGGCGCCGGTGGTGCCGGCGGATCCGGCGGCAACGGTGGTGCGGGTGTCGCTGGCGAGGACGCGACGACTCCGGGCGGCATCGGCGGTGACGGCGGTAGTGGGGGCCTGGGTGCGGCCGGCGGCGCCGGCGGTAACGCCGGTGCCGGCGGTAAGGGCGCCAGCCTCTTCGGCGCCGATGGCAAGGAGGGTGTCGGCGGCAACGGTGGCGCCGGCGGCCGTGGCGGTGACGCCAGTGATGGCGGTCTCGGTGGCGTCGGGGATGCCACGCATCGCGACGGGGGCGCGGGCGGAAACGGCGGTGATGTGGGTGCTGGTGGCGCGGGCGGTGCCGGCGGCACCGGATCCACCGCGGGCACCGATGGCTCCACGGGTGCCGTGGGTACCGGCGGCAACGGTGGAAACGGTGGTGCCGGTTATGACGCGTCGGCAGACGTGTACGCGGCGGCGGGCACTGACGGTGGCAATGGTGGTGCCGGTGGTAGTGGTGGCAGCTACGGCAACGGTGGCAGTGGTGGTGCCGGTGGTGATGGCCTCGCCGGCGGCGTGGGTGGTGCTGGTGTCAGTGGTGCGACGGCCGGTGCTGGTGGTGAGGTCGGTGGAGTCGGCCAGGCCGGTGGTTCCGGTGGTTCTGGTGGTGCTGGTGGTGCCGGTGGCTCGGTCGCGGGTAATGCCGGCAGTGGTGGTGCTGGTGGTGTCGGTGCCGACGGTGGCGCCGGTGGTGTCGGTGGCGATGGCGCCGCGGGTGCGGTCGGGGTCAATGACGGTGCCGGTGGCAATGCCGGCTCCGGTGGCGTCGGTGGTGCCGGCGGTAATGGTGGTTCCGGTGGCGCGGCCGGTGTTGCGGTGAATGGCGCTGCGGGCAGTCAGGGTGCTGGTGGTGATGCCGGTTCTGGTGGTCGCGGTGGTGTGTCCGGTAACGGTGGTGCCGGTGCTGATGGCACCGTGGCTCACCTTGATGGTGGTGATGGTGGTGACGCTGCTGGTTCGGGTGCCGGTGGTGCTGCGGGCCACGGTGGTAGCGGCTTGACCACCGGTGCTGATGGTGTTGCCGGGGTGCAGGCCACCCAGGGCGGTGTCGGGGGCAACGGTGGTGCCGGTCATGACGCGGTCACTGCCGGGCAGAGCGGTGGCAATGGTGGTGCCGGTGGTAGTGGTGGCAGCTACGGCAACGGTGGCAGTGGTGGTGCCGGTGGTGATGGCCTCGCCGGCGGCGTGGGTGGTGCTGGTGTCAGTGGTGCGACGGCCGGTGCTGGTGGTGGGGTCGGTGGAGTCGGCCAGGCCGGTGGTTCCGGTGGTTCTGGTGGTGCTGGTGGTGCCGGTGGCTCGGTCGCGGGTAATGCCGGCAGTGGTGGTGCTGGTGGTGTCGGTGCCGACGGTGGCGCCGGTGGTGTCGGTGGCGATGGCGCCGCGGGTGCGGTCGGGGTCAATGACGGTGCCGGTGGCAATGCCGGTTCCGGTGGCGTCGGTGGTGCCGGCGGTAATGGTGGTTCCGGTGGCGCGGCCGGTGTTGCGGTGAATGGCGCTGCGGGCAGTCAGGGTGCTGGTGGTGATGCCGGTTCTGGTGGTCGCGGTGGTGTGTCCGGTAACGGTGGTGCCGGTGCTGATGGCACCGTGGCTCACCTTGATGGTGGTGATGGTGGTGACGCTGCTGGTTCGGGTGCCGGTGGTGCTGCGGGCCACGGTGGTAGCGGCTTGACCACCGGTGCTGATGGTGTTGCCGGGGTGCAGGCCACCCAGGGCGGTGTCGGGGCAACGGTGGTGCCGGTCATGACGCGGTCACTGCCGGGCAGAGCGGTGGCAATGGTGGTGCCGGTGGTAGTGGTGGCAGCTACGGCAACGGTGGCAGTGGTGGTGCCGGTGGTGATGGCCTCGCCGGCGGCGTGGGTGGTGCTGGTGTCAGTGGTGCGACGGCCGGTGCTGGTGGTGGGGTCGGTGGAGTCGGCCAGGCCGGTGGTTCCGGTGGTTCTGGTGGTGCTGGTGGTGCCGGTGGCTCGGTCGCGGGTAATGCCGGCAGTGGTGGTGCTGGTGGTGTCGGTGCCGACGGTGGCGCCGGTGGTGTCGGTGGCGATGGCGCCGCGGGTGCGGTCGGGGTCAATGACGGTGCCGGTGGCAATGCCGGTTCCGGTGGCGTCGGTGGTGCCGGCGGTAATGGTGGTTCCGGTGGCGCGGCCGGTGTTGCGGTGA
- a CDS encoding aldehyde dehydrogenase — protein sequence MALLADGVSRLLIDGKLASGGAGGFATVNPATEEVLGEAANADAADMDRAIDAARRAFDDTDWSTNTGLRVRCVRQLRDVLREHLEELRELTISEVGAPRMLTAGAQLEGPIDDLRFAADTAEGYSWTQDLGHATPLGIPTRRSVVREAVGVVGAITPWNFPHQINLAKLGPALAAGNTVVLKPAPDTPWVAAVIGELIAEHTDMPPGVINIVTSTDHTLGAMLAKDPRVDMVSFTGSTATGRSVMADAAATIKKVFLELGGKSAFVVLDDADLAAACSVAGFSVCVHAGQGCAITTRLVVPRARYDEAVAIAAGTMGSIKPGDPTKPGTVCGPVISARQRDRVQSYLDLALAEGGTFACGGGRPAEQAAGFFIEPTVIAGLTNEARVAREEIFGPVLTVIAHDGDDDAVRIANDSPYGLSATVYGADADRAAGVASRLRAGTVNVNGGVWYSADVPFGGYKQSGNGREMGVAGFEEYLETKAIATAAN from the coding sequence ATGGCGCTACTGGCCGACGGTGTGAGCCGTCTGCTCATCGACGGAAAGCTCGCCTCCGGTGGGGCCGGCGGCTTCGCCACCGTCAACCCCGCCACCGAGGAGGTGCTGGGCGAGGCGGCCAACGCCGACGCCGCCGACATGGACCGCGCCATCGACGCGGCACGGCGGGCCTTCGACGACACCGACTGGTCGACCAACACCGGGCTGCGGGTGCGCTGCGTGCGCCAGCTGCGCGACGTGCTGCGCGAGCACCTGGAAGAGCTGCGGGAGCTGACGATCTCCGAGGTGGGCGCGCCCCGGATGCTGACCGCCGGTGCCCAGCTGGAAGGCCCGATCGATGACCTACGGTTCGCCGCGGACACCGCAGAAGGCTACTCGTGGACGCAGGATCTCGGTCATGCCACCCCGCTGGGAATTCCCACCCGGCGCTCGGTGGTGCGGGAAGCGGTCGGCGTCGTCGGCGCCATCACCCCGTGGAACTTCCCGCACCAGATCAACCTGGCCAAGCTCGGCCCGGCGCTGGCCGCCGGTAACACCGTGGTGCTCAAGCCCGCACCGGATACCCCGTGGGTCGCAGCGGTCATCGGCGAGTTGATTGCCGAGCACACCGATATGCCGCCGGGTGTGATCAACATCGTCACCTCCACTGACCACACACTGGGCGCCATGCTCGCGAAAGACCCTCGGGTGGACATGGTTTCGTTCACCGGGTCGACAGCCACCGGCCGCAGTGTGATGGCCGACGCGGCCGCCACCATCAAGAAGGTCTTCCTGGAGCTGGGCGGCAAGTCCGCCTTCGTGGTGCTCGACGACGCCGATCTAGCCGCGGCCTGCTCGGTGGCGGGGTTCTCAGTCTGCGTGCACGCCGGGCAGGGCTGTGCGATCACCACCCGGCTGGTGGTACCGCGTGCCCGATACGACGAGGCGGTCGCGATCGCGGCCGGCACCATGGGCTCGATCAAGCCGGGCGATCCCACCAAGCCGGGCACGGTGTGCGGCCCGGTCATCTCGGCGCGCCAGCGCGACCGGGTGCAGAGCTACCTGGACCTGGCCCTGGCCGAGGGCGGCACGTTCGCCTGCGGTGGTGGGCGCCCGGCCGAGCAGGCCGCCGGCTTCTTCATCGAACCCACCGTGATCGCGGGGCTGACCAATGAAGCCCGGGTGGCCCGCGAGGAGATCTTCGGCCCGGTGCTGACCGTGATCGCCCACGACGGCGACGACGACGCGGTGCGCATCGCCAACGACTCGCCGTACGGGTTGTCCGCAACGGTCTACGGTGCCGACGCCGACCGGGCGGCCGGGGTGGCGTCCCGGCTGCGCGCCGGCACCGTCAACGTCAACGGCGGGGTCTGGTACTCCGCGGACGTGCCCTTCGGCGGGTACAAACAATCCGGCAACGGCCGGGAGATGGGTGTCGCCGGGTTCGAGGAGTACCTGGAGACCAAAGCCATTGCGACAGCGGCGAACTGA
- a CDS encoding TetR/AcrR family transcriptional regulator, which produces MSSESVAAVTSTDVATRNRRQEETFRKVLTAGVEMLREKSYADLTVRAVAARAKVAPATAYTYFSSKNHLIAEVYLDLVRQVPYFTDVNEPMPQRVNQALRHLALVVADEPEVAAACTAALLGGGGEPAVRTVRDRIGAEIHRRIASAMGPGADPQVVSALEMTFFGALVNAGSGAFSYHQITDRLAYVVSLILESGASR; this is translated from the coding sequence GTGTCCAGCGAATCGGTGGCGGCAGTCACATCTACTGATGTCGCCACCCGCAACCGTCGCCAGGAGGAGACCTTCCGCAAGGTGCTGACGGCCGGCGTGGAGATGTTGCGGGAGAAGTCCTACGCGGATCTGACCGTCCGCGCGGTGGCCGCCCGCGCCAAGGTCGCCCCGGCGACCGCCTACACCTACTTCTCGTCGAAGAACCACCTGATCGCCGAGGTGTATCTGGACCTGGTCCGTCAGGTCCCCTATTTCACCGACGTCAACGAACCGATGCCCCAGCGCGTCAATCAGGCACTGCGGCACCTGGCGCTGGTGGTCGCCGACGAGCCCGAGGTGGCGGCGGCCTGCACAGCGGCGTTGCTCGGCGGCGGCGGCGAACCGGCGGTCCGCACGGTGCGCGACCGGATCGGCGCGGAGATCCACCGTCGCATCGCCTCGGCGATGGGTCCCGGCGCGGACCCCCAAGTCGTCTCGGCGTTGGAGATGACGTTCTTCGGAGCGCTGGTCAACGCCGGCAGCGGGGCCTTCAGCTACCACCAGATCACCGACCGGCTGGCCTACGTGGTCAGCCTGATCCT